A genomic window from Bubalus bubalis isolate 160015118507 breed Murrah chromosome X, NDDB_SH_1, whole genome shotgun sequence includes:
- the LOC123465382 gene encoding cancer/testis antigen 47A-like: MSTTGDGDLAPGGQEGPAGAAGAQAGARDGVDRNSEARRGDSMPEAEAGRVVGASGGPREAALEGGNAEEDADLRPAEEREVEEQAEGVNRMVVSRHFPMNAFLLTALNLLQSMVNRFSENHVILPANDDRVLVWHQTRPRLSDHGSAAVAGFSEVQVPSDESGEGPAEEAPDQGAEQAEEAQEAEQAEEAQEAEEAEEASLLETATKESEEPSSREMPQEPVAPEKTAECQDENSKEEAQGTKSEGKEKKYKRKQEEPEKDLDPAKDWPRKPSLED; encoded by the exons ATGTCTACCACGGGGGATGGAGATCTGGCCCCTGGCGGGCAGGAAGGCCCTGCAGGTGCGGCGGGGGCCCAGGCCGGAGCCCGTGACGGTGTGGACCGCAACTCCGAGGCTCGCAGGGGTGACTCCATGCCTGAAGCTGAGGCGGGTAGAGTCGTGGGGGCCTCAGGAGGCCCGAGGGAGGCGGCCCTGGAGGGCGGGAACGCTGAGGAAGACGCCGACCTCAGGCCGGCtgaggagagggaggtggaggagCAGGCAGAGGGCGTGAACCGCATGGTGGTCTCGCGCCACTTCCCCATGAACGCCTTCCTCTTAACGGCCCTAAATCTGCTGCAGTCGATGGTGAACCGTTTTTCTGAAAACCACGTCATACTTCCGGCAAATGATGACCGCGTGTTGGTCTGGCACCAGACCAGGCCGCGCTTGTCCGACCACGGCTCAGCCGCCGTGGCCGGGTTTTCGGAGGTCCAGGTGCCATCGGATGAATCGGGGGAGGGGCCGGCTGAGGAAGCCCCGGACCAGGGGGCGGAGCAGGCGGAGGAAGCCCAGGAGGCGGAGCAGGCGGAGGAAGCCCAGGAGGCGGAGGAAGCCGAGGAGGCCTCTTTATTGGAGACGGCCACCAAGGAGTCTGAGGAGCCCAGCTCGCGGGAGATGCCACAGGAGCCTGTCGCCCCTGAGA AAACAGCTGAATGCCAGGATGAGAACTCCAAAGAAGAGGCGCAGGGCACCAAAagtgaggggaaagaaaagaagtataaGAGGAAACAAGAAGAACCAGAAAAGGATCTGGACCCAGCAAAGGACTGGCCCAGAAAGCCCAG TTTGGAAGActag